taaatatgaaacatttagtttctggcacaagattttatgcaatgttgttttatgagttaatgaagaaagagtaaagtaagagagagaaaagtagagagagtgatatttccattttaggaaacgtttcatttttagtgggacaacccaaaaaaaaaaaaaacgttgcatttctaatgggacagagggagtacttgtgctatttataattttcctaGGTCTTTGTTTTTTACTGTCTCTGATTATATTGTAcaactaatttcattttataaagttATGCTGAAGTAATCGTAAATAGCACAGTATAAgttaaattacaattattatacaatataattattgtaatttaaactatatttgtgattaCAGTTATAATGTAAACTACAATTACATGAGTCATATAcgtactattttatattatcatatattatttgagttataacaaaaattaatatatttaattatttttattctttttttttttactttactctcttttcaaTCATATACGTGtggactatttttttcttaattacttgtctattttattctttacacaattaattcactaagcatattttcttaaatttatgCCTAAACAACGACGCAAATTATAagatatttaagaaaattattgacCTACAATTATTAAGAATATTTGCAATTGCATCATATTCATATTGTGTGCACCTACATTAATTGTTAAGAGAATTTGTAACTATATCAATATGCATAACTATATCAATTTGGTAAATCAACACTATTCATAAGAAATAGagcatatttcatttctttcaaaattgatAAGATTTGCTATCTTGTTTCAATTATGTGGGCCATGCCTACCCAAATCTTTACGGGCCTATTTacgtactccctctgtttcacagtagttgagtcattttaccatttcgaaaagtttcttcatagttgagtcgtttccttatatggtaactttttcttcgttcttactttactctctcttactttattccatctactttatccactttatactttattctttctactttttcctctctattactttttttatctactatatttatttaacacatccAACATTACTTTCTAAAACTCCGCGCCGAAAAGTTTCACCTTAATTATAGTGAAACAGAGgaagtagaaatgaaacaGAACGAAGTGAACATGCCTTTAAGAGTCCTATTTcacatttaccaaaaatattaagtgggccccacattccaccaatttattccactcacattttattataaaacttaatGGGACTCATATTCCGCGACGAAGGGaggattaaataattaataatttaaggTGCATCAAGGAGTATGTATATGCTAAATAATTGGACCCCTTCCGGTCCATTGCAATCGAATCGCTTTTTTTGTGATAAATGAAGTATAATGGTTATCAGAAAGAGATGAAGGGGTACATAagtatatactagtactatatgttGGGTGAACAAACCAAACCCCCTATTGATTGGTTAGCAATCCTGGTTGTGAAATACCACATCCACACTCTTATCCTCTACATCAGTGAATAATTAGAGGTTAAACTAAAAGCTAGGGTCTATTAGAGTAGAGTACCTACTAAAtacatactccatatattacAGCCAGTCTTTGCCAACTCACTGAAGTCTCTTGGCCGCACGAATAAACTCCACAATCACTTGTACCTAGACTTATCTATCATAAATATTTCTACTTGTGCCATACCATCGACTTTAATTGGGCAGAACTAAATTTTAGCAGTTTATTACTTTATGTTCATTACTACATGATAAAATGTTAgcagtttattatttttttaaatttgatgttaATTTATGGTTGTCATCTTCCAAACTATCTTTgtcgttttcttttttctcactcaaaccgaacaaaacaaatactaccACCATTCAACTATAGTATAGTAGTACTCATTATTATATTACGTTTCTTAATAATAGAAATCTTTAACTAATAAAAGTTCTTTTAATATGTAGTAATGAATATAAAGTAATAAACTGCTAACATTTTATCATGTagtaaagaataaagtaatgcATTTTATTACAAACAATCTAAAAACTAATACTTCAAGACTAAGCAAATCAAATCCCAAggaaaatgcatttttttaaagatcAACAATGGAAAactattttaaagaaaaaatatcttaCCAACTGAGTTGCACTACATTATCAGGAGTTTAGATAGTTGTACATATCTTCGTCAGTCACGTATTCACTAACAAATAAACTAGGAGAAAATTCCACCTTGCAGTTCAAAGTCCTtgtcaaatactccctctgtcccattaaaaatgcaacgtttttcttttttgattgtcccattaaaaatgaaacttttcataaaatggaaacaactctatctctactttttcatctttcttactttactctctcttcattcactcacaaaacaacactacataaaatctcgtgccgatttccaaatgttgcattttaagtgggacggagggagtagtttattactccctgAAACACTGTGCAATTTGTATAACACCCTTTCATCACTCTGAGACATTTCATATCTATCCTaatctaagagcatctccaatggtaggctagccaccggctagccgattcgccgcgctagccggtcggctagccgaaccattgcagcAGGCGAGCGGCAAATCGGCTAGCcaatcggcgtgggctggccgattggtgtgcgctggccgatgcgctagccgatcggctagccgctattgtggcaccgcgatcggccagcgatcggctagcgccgattttcatttttttaaaaaaaaaaaaacctatataaacgcgattttcattccattttcatttgcaccacttgttttaacgagttttctctctgtCTAACTTTCTGTttaagagcatcatcgagcgatgagtaacgctgGTGGTAGCggtagtggtagtggtggggatcgtgaggagtacgaacggaggatgaacgaggctatggaggcctacatgaaccgcgggatggagcggtacatgcgtatggtGGAACAGCACTACCAccagcaggcgatacctcgccctccaccagttgtccaccaccgagcagtgattgatcgggatcacttAGCTGCACATGAGCGGTTGTACGCCGACTACTTTTCAGAGCgcccgcggtttcccgccaacatgttccggcggcgttttaggatgcgcagggagttgtttatgcgcatcgttgGGGCATTGGAGCGTCACtatctgtgtttccgcttccggcacgatgcggctggcagacccggccacacccctatccaaaagtgcacggcggcaatcgggcggttggcctacggaggcgcggcagatatgtgggatgagtacctccacatcggtgagtcgtcgGCACTGAAATGTCCGAAGGAGTTCTGTGACGGCGTGGTAGACATTTTCGGTGGGCAGTACCTTCAAAGCCCTACTGCCCAAGATTGTCGGGGATCTGATGcggatgcacggggagaagcatgggttccccgggatgttaggcagcatagattgtatgcattgggagtggaagaactgtccgactgcttggaagggggcctacacgaccggctacaagtcaaagaaccccacgttaatcctcgaggccgtagctgatcaCCGGCTatggatctggcatgcgtattttggggtagccgggtcgaacaacgacctcaacgtcctgaactcgtctcccctcttcaacgagaagttccagggcgtcggtccagccgtctcatttgtggccaacggcaaccggcatgatatgggctactacttggcggatgggatataccctcggtggccggtctttgtgaagacgatcagacaaacaagtgatgaaaagaaggcctactttgcgcaacgacaggagtcggcacgcaaggacgtggagcgcgcatttggtgtgctccagtctcgatgggcggcaattaagggtccaacgcgtttgtggaaTGTCGGCTGCGTTGGccaaataatgtacgcctgcattatccttcacaacatgatcgtcgaagacgaaggcgtacaactgactagttgggccaatgacgatgaagccggtccaagccacggaacggccacccctagtgtacgacagggggtacctctcgatgaagccgaccgactcaaggaatttgccaacatgcgccaagtggatgctcatattcaactccaaaaggatataattgaagagttgtgggcacggaggattgcacggagatagtttttttctttatttatgcatgtaattttttttttatctatgtaacttttttaaatgcaattaatgaattttcccataccgtatatgtgtcgtaaatttattccgtattttaatcgtaaatttaattccataaatgtagtatattttgaattgtttttattgcggctggcctatggctggcctaaatctgacgtggcaggtggtttttttggtgttgctgacgtggcaggggagagaatggctggcctatggctggcctaagtgccattgcggatgctctaaagtgACAATTTGGTGAAAAGacatttttatcctttttggagggaaaatgtaaaactattttatttacccttttggtcattttaagaaatggcAAAAGAGGCAGATATTATTGgataaaaaatctatacaatcAAGAGGGACGgacgagagagagaggtgagaagaaaaaaatgaagaggaAGGAGAGTGAGAGAAATGCCGGTGGCGCCGGTTAGGTGGCTGTGCAAAACCACCAAAATACTCCGGGGCACACTACAGCGAGGGCGGAGGAATTGGCGAGGCAAAGCGGTTGATCGGCGAGGCTGTGCAAAAGAAGTGTCTAATATTCAGAATGGAGGTCGGCGGGGCAGTGGCTGCAAGGCGACGACTGGCTACGAGAAAcaatgagagagaaaggagagaATAAGAAAAGGAAGAGGAAGGAGAAAGAGGCACCGGCACCGGCTAGGGGGTTGTCAAAtccctcttcttcctctccgTCTCCCTATCAATGCGCCGCAGAGTCTAGCCACCGAATGCAACGGCAACAAGGTGGGGCGTGAAACCGAGAGAGATGTGACACAATGGCCAGAGCGacgaaggagaaaaagaaaaggcagCGGTCAGTGGTGGGATAGATGAAGCAAGCAGGCGTGAAGTAGGGCGGTGAAGCGGTGGTAATAGCAGCTCCTATTGGGAAGAGATAGTGAGAGGGAAATGCCGGCGGCCCCTCCTGTATGTTTGAGAAGTAGGTTTgatcaattattaatttatggagATATAATATTTGGGCTTTGTTTTGGGCTGTTTAATATatagtgatattataattttacatttatccatattaaatttattagctATCGATTTGTAATCATAGGAGGAGTTGGATATTCATgacatatttttgtaattaattttagaaattaattatagcaACGTCTATatcactaattatatttaattacataaGTTATACTATCActaattgtataaaaaaatttaaatataattttaaaataaaaatatttcaaaatattaaattcttaATACACACTAACCATTTAAATTATGCTTCCTTCCTGAGAAAGTagttgaattatatttttgtaatgaaaaattaatttgttaaaaaattattataatatatacttatatgtgattatgtttttaccaatttttttatatattcatataatttattatttcacaaatattgttgtggttacttttatattttaattacaataaaatttaaaatatattcatgtAAACAAACCAAATTAATCAACAATTTTTATGCTTTTCGAATTGTGCCAAAGTagtttagtagtactactataatttcaacattaaaggtgtatttttattttattgatttgtaaATCAACTTGtggtataattaaattgttgtaATGGATATTTGtagatataattatttgtacgataaaattattaatcgtATTTGTAGTAcgataaaattattaatcgtATTTGTagtacatttctttttttctttttttgaagtgtatatataatgataattaCACGGTTAGGTAATCATACTTTGGAGGGTCAAATATTGGGTGACCATAAAATTGGCCATAAAGTGTTTGATTCCTCGAATGTCTTTAATACCATATGATTCgaagttgctaacttgctatTCAGATTCCAACGAcgacaattttttttggctaTGTCGTATGCAATGaccattaacaaaaattaaggtcagtttctctctcatgttggactcattttccactaaaacatttttctttctatctctcttctTTACCAAATTTGCATTAAAGTTTATgtcatttcaaaaaattttatttttagaggatggagggagtatatgataaatGTATGTGACATATAAATGTTACGACAACACAagtttaatactattaatttatatttttaaaaataaatatattgagatgAATGGATGATAATTTGGTGTCATGTaggataataataataataataataataactctCTCCGTCATTgaatagaagtctcatttctttcaggggacaaatttttatttaatattactgCACTCATGTTAGATAGTAGATActattaaaattgtataaaatgatATGCTGAATATGTATGGGTTCATTTACAGTATCTTGATAGATATacaaatttctttttgttgttgtttataatgttatgtatattctttataattactttatattcttatttgtaaatatgtttttatattatttattttatattctttattttaatatatttagctGTTATTATATCTTCATTACTTGAAAATCTTTTGTCTCGTGCATAGCACGAGTGCtaattgtataaaattgttgactgaatttgaaatatttgatttaggaataagtaaattattgatttagaGTGGGACAAGATAAgcatatatttgattttgtaaatcTTTCTATTGTTATGAATTCTTATTTCCTACAGTTTCATTGGTATTAATAttcattatatgaaaaatcTTATGTctcgtgcatagcacgggggTTAATACTAGTTGGGAAATGGAGTAGGAGTTTGCTCAAAAGAACCAAATTTGCATTGGAGAATCTATCCGTTTCAAACAAcccaaacataaatataagCAACACACTAGTTATTAGTAAATGTAtatgaggagagagagaaatgtaCCTGCAGAGTGTCCACAGTGAATGAAACTGTGGTGGCATGCCCAAATTGGTGAAGCATCATAACAAAGTTGTTATCGTGATGATGGTAACAAGTGTCATGAATGTCTAAATAGACTTGTTCCAACATTGGGAAATTCACCTTTGCACATTCCCAAGCAATATCAGACTCGTATCTAAATGAGGTAAGCAATGGAGCAGAGATCTCTTTcacttttaaataataatcctGGATTTCAAGAACTCTAAGCTTTGGAGCCTTTATAATAACAAGGCCATCACACGATAAATTGATGAGAGTAAGCTTCTCCAGCTGTGGGAGGCCGGAAAAGGGGTCCATCCTATGGtgatgatcgtcgaagaccaAAAAGAGGGTGTGGAGATGAAGGGTTTTCAAATTAGGTAAGGACAAGCGTCCAGGTAGTTTAACCGGGCAGAACAAATCCCTGATCTCGAGCTCCCGTAGCGTGTTGCAGGTGAGAAACGCTGGCGGAAGCCTGAGTTTGCGGTAGGTGGGCCAGTGGAGGCGGAGAGATTGAAGGCCGTGATTGATGGCGTAGAGCACGCATTCCTCCAAGAATTCCCTGTCAACTCCGCATGGATATTGTGGATTGGGGGTAGGGCCGTCGAATAAGAGGTGGAAGTCGTGGACGGCGGCTGCGGCGTCACGGTGAAATAGCAACTGGGAAACAAAGCTAGAGTGGATGGTAAAATCTTCCAAGTGGATGCGGAAGGGGGTGGTGGCGGGACGGAAGTGGAAGCGGAGGCCGGGGAGGGAACGCCACATGTTCTTCCATCTATAGGAGACAAGACTCATTGTTTTAACCGCTTcatatatgtgaaaaatatATCACAAAACCTGAAAAGTAAGTTCAATATCGATTGTATACATATGCATGATTACAATGGCGGATGCAGAAATTTTTTCAAGGAGGGACTTACTATATAATCCTTCCGTCCCACTATAAGCAAGTCACATTCCCTTTTGAGATATATCCTAACATaatgagtcatttccattttaagtaaaaaaaatctcttctcttatagtaattaatttccccatactttattattttcactcctctacttttctctctgtcatactttattctctactttagctttttaaatattaatttctaaaatcttgtgccaaaAGAAGTGGCTCGATTATGGTGGGAAggaggaagtatattttatatagttaaaaataagtttttttttaaaaaaatcttgtaTGTTCCATTTTTCTATTGTGAATGTTTCATTTGATTTAGTAATTTTGTTAATGGACCATTTATTATATTAGCTCATTTTGTGtagattttattataaaactactccataaaaatagaattttggTTCCATTTTTATAACATGTATAAATGGAAGCACATAATAAAGTATAAATGGAGATAATAGCATgtaaaaaatcacaatcacaaaaattgaaaattgcaTACATATGTTAACATTTTTTGAGTAATAAGTAATATTTGGCctaatccaaaaaaatgaaaaagtttcATTATCACacattcattttcttattctcaaattttcataaaatatgaaagaaaaaaaaactgcaattggattaaaaattaaatttcaccttcattttcttatcctcggatttttataaatatgatgaaaaatggagtataatttttgtataactgtattaaaattaaaaggtaaaggaagaattaaaaaattcaaattaacaatataaaaacattCTAAAGCTAAATACTACGAGTACTTTAAACTGCTCAATAGAGATAATATTAACTCCTATtaaaactagtagtactagAAGTTTATTTATAGGCACACCTTTATGTCAGAGTTTTGTACGTTTACCGAGACCTAAccttaaatttaataattaaacaattataacaattaatattttatttatattggatactccatttatcttcttcttcctcaatgCGGGAAGCCATTTCTGcaacttaaaatttaatcttctACGTCCCTAATTTGGTGAGGATAAACTAGATTTTccgaaatttcaaaaaatttataaatagaaaaaaggaagaaaaaattggGTAGGGGCTGGCGGAATAAATCCTGTTTATTTTCGTATAGAGGCAAGAAGACGTACCTTATTTAGTGATTTATGAAGAATAGTTGGCGGAAGATATTGTCTGAAGCGGAGAAAGAAAACGACAAAGGAAGAGGAACAAGTTCAGCAGTTCACgcctattttaaggccattagcAATGGGTGGCCGATGGGAGGGCCTTCCCCATCGGCCACCGTCGGCCCCTCATTGTGGAGGAGGGGCCGATGCACGCCCCATCCCACCTCCCCCCATATGGCCGATGTATCGGCCTTGGCCGACGAGAAGGGCCTTCCGATCGGCCCTCCATTGTGGAGGAAGGGCCGTCGGTCGGCCCttgcttctatttttttttttcgtttttttatttgtttctatatatatctcCATTTCCCATCACTTTCACACCATTCCTCCACTTTCCAACACTTTGACTACTTTCTTTTCACTCTACACCTCCTCTCTCACACCATCTCCATTTCCCATCACTTTCACACCATTCCTCC
This is a stretch of genomic DNA from Salvia hispanica cultivar TCC Black 2014 unplaced genomic scaffold, UniMelb_Shisp_WGS_1.0 HiC_scaffold_1324, whole genome shotgun sequence. It encodes these proteins:
- the LOC125198262 gene encoding uncharacterized protein LOC125198262 — its product is MSLVSYRWKNMWRSLPGLRFHFRPATTPFRIHLEDFTIHSSFVSQLLFHRDAAAAVHDFHLLFDGPTPNPQYPCGVDREFLEECVLYAINHGLQSLRLHWPTYRKLRLPPAFLTCNTLRELEIRDLFCPVKLPGRLSLPNLKTLHLHTLFLVFDDHHHRMDPFSGLPQLEKLTLINLSCDGLVIIKAPKLRVLEIQDYYLKVKEISAPLLTSFRYESDIAWECAKVNFPMLEQVYLDIHDTCYHHHDNNFVMMLHQFGHATTVSFTVDTLQILQCKFGSFEQTPTPFPNMKCLRVMKGCYTNCTVFQGVINYLTRTLNCKVEFSPSLFVSEYVTDEDMYNYLNS